The genomic region TTAGAGGGAGCCATATTTGGGACTCTAGCTAAGTTGTGGAagtgtggggaggtgggtgaggggtgcGTGGTTTTCCACATATGGGTGGGAGGGGTGTTGTGCCAGATGTGAGTGTGTTTGTGCCCGGGATGTCGGGGGCCTCCTTCTGCCCGCGGCGGCATACATCTGCCTGGCAGTCTGCCGCCTCAGCAAACAAGGGGGTTGAATTTGGGAGGATGGGGTGTGTAGGAGGAATGGATGTAAGTGTGTAGGCGGAGGggttggggcaggagggggagcgaggcggagggagcagggagagggcgtGGTCCTCCCTGCAAAATCCCCGCCCGCCCTGCCCGAGCCTTCTCCTGATTGGCTTCTCGACCGAAGGGCTCAGGTTACATTCGCGAGCAGAGCGGAGCGCGGGAGAGAGGACCCGAGAGCAGAGCGGCTGCTTCGGCGCTGGTCAACGGGCATCCCAAGGCCCCAGAGTCCCCACCCAGCACCACACagaccccacccccgccctgcgCCAGCCTGTGCCCCAGCCAAGGACCCCCAACACCAGCATGGACTGCTGCACCGTAAGTTAGAGGGCCGGGGGGACCGGCACTCAGCTTGATCTGGGGCAAGGGGCTCCCAAGAACCCCCTGGAGGGAGAGTAAGGGATGGAAGTGCATTTGAGGGTGCAGAAGACCCAGGAGCAATAAAGGGTGCCTGCTGAGACGTGGGTGGCGGGTGGTGGAAGGTACCCGCCTGACTTGGAAGCCCTAGGAAAAATGCTCCCCAACTCGCGGGGGCGTCTGGACGCCCATCCGCCAGGCAGTCCAGGTTGGACCGGGGACTCTGCAGGGCTCTGCAGCAGCGAAGCTGCAGGTTAGACGAGAAGAGGAACTTCCCCCGGAGAGACGCTGTAAACTGTAGCGAAGCTGCGGCGATTCCTTTCGGTCTCCTTTCCCCTGGCTTTCGCGCTCACCCCATTCCCCAGCCCGCTGCCACTGCCGTGGGTGGGCAGGCAGGATGATCTCCGTGACCCTCGTGTACAGCGCGGGGGCGGGGGACAGGCAGTTCATATTGGTTAGCTCAGGAATGATGATGGGCAGCAGAGAGCCTAGTCAGTGTGGTTCTGGGGAGGGGTTGGCCCGTCCCTCAACGCCTTCTAGCCCCGGAGGGGGCTGGGTGAAGTGACCGCGAGGGAGCCCTGCTGGCGAGGCAAGGAAATGTCTGCAATTTGTCAGCGCCCACACGGAGACCTGGATGCTGTGAGGGCCTGATGCCCAAGTAGATTGCTGCTAAGGTGACTTGGGTGCGAAAGCGCCTGGCACAGGACCTATACCCTAGAGGGATACAGCGATCATACATATAGcgaatgtgtttattttttatttttaattatttatttttagcccCTACATATGGAGAAAGACTACTCCAAAGTCCTTGCATTCTCTGTCATTCAGTCAACCAGCTAATGATACAAGAGGTTATGACTTtgcctgctccccaccctccaccctatggcttacaaaagaaaaaaaaaaagtgaggtttgGAAGGAAAGAATAGCCCAGTTTATAAGAGGTGAGACTTCCCTATGTCTGGGTACCAAGAGGCAGAAAGAACTTAGGGGTAAATCACTGCAGTTGTTATTATGATTTTGATTCATTAACATCAATAATATTGGTCAATTTGTGATTGCTTACCATATTAACTTcatatttaatcatcacaacaaccctgtgaggcgCTGTCCCAGATCTGCAGGGCTAAAGGACTAAGCAAGAGACAGCATCCTTGTAAGACTGttcggggggctggggggggggtaagaaaataaagaagaggtgacTGGCAGAGGGCTGGGACAGGGCTGGGGCTGAGCGTCTTCCTACCCCATCCCCATTCTGTGGAGGTGGACTGAGAGCTGGAAGGGAGCTGGGACATGTAGAGAACAGAGTGCATCTGGGGTCTGgaggccctctttttttttctttttcttttttttaagtaagctctatgcccaacccCCTCTACACCAACCCCTctcacctgagccagccaggcaccccaaggcaggACCCTCTGTATCTTTCATTCTGGGGCTCTCCTTGCTGACCATCTGACCTGGTGTTGGGAAACGGTTAGTCCTGCCTTATTTCCTTCTTGCCCCTTGGTAAGGAAGCTCGAGAAGaaaacagagcttttttttttttttttaagaggcagaGCTGCTGATTCAAATGTACCAGTTGCTGATTTACATAGTCACATATATATGACTTCCCTCCATTCACTTACTATGAAAAGGCAAAGAGACATTTTTTTGGATTCCActcatttcttttgcttagtCTGATTGACTTGGTctagctgaactcatagaaataaTTACCTGCCCTGAGGCTTCCGAATCCCATCACAGTTTgttagctctgtggccttgggtaagttacAAAATGTCTCTGAGGCTGTTTTTTGACCTCTGAAGTAGGGATTAAGTGAGGTAATGTGTGCAAAGCGcagggcctggcatatagtaagcaatatgcagggataattttttttttaaagatttacttatttatttatttgagagagagcacaagaatgcggtgaggggcagatggagaagcagactccccactgagcagggagccctatgtggggctcaatcctgggactccaggatcatgacctgagccaaaggcagagaggcttaaaccaactgagccacccaggcgccccagcggGGATAATTCTTAAGGCTTTTAGGATTGGGGACCTAAAGAATGTATCCATCTAGGCCAAGTTCCAGTCGCGgcctgaagaaactgagacctcTGGAGGTGAAGTGATACGCCCGCTTGGGACCAGAAGCCATGGTTCCTGTTTTACCCTCTAGCGCACGTTTCCACTGCTGGTTCATATGGAGCTCTCAGGCTTTAGAAGGCACCAGCCCAGAACCATGACCCTTCCTGGATTCCTTTTATTCTCCAGTTCTGCCTGTGGACAGGCCACCTAGCTGCTCTGCCCTGAGGAttcagctggagggagagggagctgatTTGGGGGAGGAGTAGTGTGTTGGATGGGTCTGCCAGTTGTTCTGGGTTTCCATTCTGGATCCGGTTGAGGTGGGTAGAGACAGCAGTTTGGTCGTAGCACGGTTGGGGGAAGCTACCCCTTCCTCCATAGCTGCTGGCCAAGGATAGGTGGGTCAGGAATGGgttagttggttggttggttttaaaTCGTTGTCCTCCATTGAGGAGAACCTCTGTTCCCTAAGGATATCCCAAGAGAGGCATGGGCTCTGGGAATCAAGGGACACAAGAGTTGTTTCTGATTACAGGTGGAGAATAAGACGTCAGAGAGGGAGTGCTAGGCCTGCAGAAGACAAAAAGAGTGCCAATCCCCTCCGCAACCACACGGGCTTCTTAATAACTCCCTTTAACAGCATTTAAATCAATTGTGGGCATCTTGAGCACAAATTGcagaacactgaggcccaggaaataaaaacagcattGCGAAGATGATGAGGGGAAGCCATTTTTAAAGCAGAAgtccttggggtgggggtgggggggaggagagaattcCCAGAAGCCAGAGGGCCAGATCAAAAGAGAAATGCCTTTCTAACTTCCTAGTAACCATATGCATCCCAACCCACATTAATGCTGTGCGTAATATTAAGCAACAAAGGGGCTCAGGGACTGAGGCCCTCTCCATTCCAGAGCCTTACTTCTAAAATCAATACCATCTATTCCCTAACCTTTGCCTGTCTCAGCTATAGGGCAGGCTGTGGGAGACAGAAACCTGAGGCCCGGGGGTGGATGTGATTATTACAGgctgaaccatatgaaattggggttgttttattttttggcctATAAAAACAACGATTTCACATCAACTTATTAATTAAAAGAATCATCATactagctaccatttattgagcaactagaTTGTGCAAGAAACTGGATGTATATCATGCTGTTTATTCTTCCTCGCAACCCATAGAGGTACATACAATGATCCTGATTTCAGATGAAGGAGCTGAGACAAGAAAGCATTAGGTAACAAGAGGTAGAGCTTGGTTCATTTTCTTGACTGCCTTTGCTTATCCATGGAACAGGGGTTGAAAATATACTCTGGACTCTGACATACAAGGGTCTGAATCTTAGGTCCATTAGTAACTATCTGTACAACATCATGTAAGATTTATAAACACATCATCAGTTTTATTAGAGGTAAACTCGGATGACAATAAAAGGTGCGTCATAGCTTTGCCAGGACTAAATAAAATAACGTCTGTAAAACACCATGTTACTGTGCCAGGAACAAGAGAAGTACTTAGTGGGTAGCTATAGTCATCACGCCTTTCTTCTGGAGCACACAAGGCCAAGGGCTTCTTGCTCCTCCTtatctttcctttgtcttttttggaGTGAAGCCTTTTCTCTGTAGCTTCTTCCAGACCACCTCCTCTCTGCTGTGTTTGAGTACCTCCTGGGGAGCATTGGAAAAGGAAGAATCAATGGCAAAGCAGTCTCTGGGCCTCTAGCCCtacgtggggcgggggggggggggggtgactcACCAGGGGTTAGCCCCACCTTCACCCTAATTCCAGCTTTGAGCTCTGATACAATTTTACTTAGGGAAGGGACTGGCCTGATTCTTCTACACCCTGTCCCAGGGAACCCTGGACTCAGAAGGGGCCCTTCTGATCTGGAGGCACCCTCTGAggacaggggggaggggcagccacgTCCAGGAGTCCCTGCTGCTGTTTACTTTGCGCCTCCCAGCCCACCCTCCATCAGCTCTGCCGCTCTCCAGCTCGGACCGCTGGTGATGAACCCTTCGCTCAGCTCACTGAGGGCTATCTGGCTGCCTTGTACCCCATCCCACCGTGCACGACTCTTTCCTGAGTTGGAAACACAGCTGTGTCCACCTGACCATGACCCTAACTTTTTGCTTGCCGCTCTCCAGgaggcgcgcgcgcacacacacacacacacacacacacacacacacacacacacacacacacacacacacaccggcgCGCGCGGCCCTTGCTCAGTCCTTCCCCACGCCCGTAGCTCCCCTCTCTGCGCTTCCCACTCGCGCGTCGGTCCCCCCCAAGGCTCTACTCCTACCCCACCCTGTCGGGGTCTCATCGCAGTCACCCCACGAGtaccccctgccccgcccccaggagAGCGCGTGCTCCAAGCCGGACGACGACATCCTAGACATCCCGCTGGACGATCCTGGCGCCAACGCAGCGGCGGCCAAAATCCAGGCGAGTTTCCGGGGCCACATGGCGCGGAAGAAGATAAAGAGTGGAGAGCGCGGCCGGAAGGGCCCGGGCCACGGGGGAACGGGCGGAGCTGGGGGCGCCCGGGGAGGCGCGGGCGGCGGCCCCAGCGGAGACTAGGCCAGGTGAGGCGGGCGGGGCGCGGCGGGCGGCAGGTTCCCCCTTCCCAAACCCGGGACCTGCCGAGCGGCCCCGCTCCCCCTCCGAAGGAGCCCGGAGACTACGGGCGGGCTGCGGGGTGGAGAGGGAGCTAAGGGTCGGGGGCTCCCAGGTGAGACCTGGGGTGGGTGgctgggaggaggctgagggTGCTGCGGGTTCCGAGAGCTCAcctgttcctctctctcctcccccgctTCTGCCCCGCCCTGGACCGAAGAACTGAGCATTTTCAAAGGTAATTAATAAGACTCGGAAGCGGGTGGGAGGCCTGAGGGGGAGAAAAGGACCAAAtcccccacccttccctctgcccGCCGTCACCCCCTCCAGCCTACGGGTTTTCTGATACATCAGGACGCCTGAGGCTGCGTGCGACAGGAACACACCTGGACCAACACAGAAACGCAGCCACCCCCATTTGGCTGCACAAACCCGGCCTGAGGCTATAAACACACTGCGGCGCACACACGCACTGGCCACGGGCTTATTTCAGCTCAGTGACTCGGGTGGGGGTTCTGGGTGACTGGGGTCCCCTGGCGCTCCCCGCCCTGGTGTCCTGGttcaggaagggagaaggaagggggagaggaagtaCCCGGGAGGGCAGGTGCTCAGACCTTCTCTGTCCTCAGTTGCCAAGGAGAGATGGATGCCGCGTCCCCTTCGCAGTGACGAGACTTCCCTGCCGTGTTTGTGAtcctctccttcccaccagcCTGCCAGCTTCAGGAGCCCTCCCTGCGTCCCCAGAGACTCCCTCTCCCAGGCAGTCTCCGTCGAGGAGTCGCTAAGTCCCTGCCCTTTTAGTTAGTCCTCCAGTCTAATATGGTCCCCATTcgcccttccttcccaccctaGCCCCAAACCCCGCGCTCTCAcatcttccttcttttgcttCTCGCCCACCTCTGCCCGCACCCCGCATGCAGCTCTGCCTCCGCAGCCTCCGTGCACTTCCCTGCGCGCACTGCGGAGGGCGCCCTAAGCGTCGCCCAAGtacactaacttaaaaaaaaaaaaagtcctttcgtTCTGTGCGCAGATAAAGGGGGCGCTCTGCGTCTCTGTGCTGTTCGCGCCCCAGCCTAGCCCCAGACCTTTGGCTCTGGGgcgaggagagagggaaagagggtttTTATGGTGTTGGATACCTCCTGCTCTGATTGTAAGGGAAGTACCTATTTCGCACCCCAACCCCATGCCTGCCTGTAATCTGCTTCCCTTCGCCCCAGCGCACCCCGAGAGCCACCTCTCCAGCTCTCATCTTGTTTATGCAAACGCCGAGCGCCTGGGAGGCTCGGTAGGAGGAGTCTGcagcggccccgcccccgccctgctagccccgccccccgccgggcTCCTGGGGCTGTGGCCCGAAGGATTTTTATCTCCGTGTGTGCATGTGACCGTGCTGGGTTGGAATGTGAACAATAAAGAGGAATGTCCAAGTATTCAGAGGGTGCCGGACGGGAGGGAGTTTGGGTGCACAAGGCCATCGCCTGAAGCTTGAGCAAATTTCACTTGACCAAACCCAAAAGTGGAGGTGAGGATGGGGAAAATGGGAAGAGGACCTTGTTAAAACCTACTCTCTTGGAGCCAACCAAACTTCCCACCTACAGCATCTCCTCTAGGACTCCAAGCCCATTCCTTCGCGTACTGGTAACACTCTGTGCCGCCTAGAGGAATTTGCTATGCCggcagaaagaagagggagaCAATATGGTACCCAAAGGCTTTAATTCTTGATATTCCCCCTCAAGGATAGGTGAAGAAATCAGACAACCATAGGGAGCTTGGACTTGGTGGTCGTCACACTACTGGCAGAGGGGGGCCTCTCCAGGAGCCCTCTGCTAGAATCAGGTCTCACAGAAGTTTGCTCCGAAATCCCAGGCGCAATGGCATCCTCCCTGATATAAGAAAATTTTTAGTGAATGCTGGGGGCATCCCTCAAATGATTCCCCCCATCCTCTAACCTAAAGACTTTAAATTTTTACTGTGCATGAAAATCATCTGTGGAATTTGGGTTGAAATGAAGATTCCAGGTCCCatcacacgcacacgcgcgcgcacacacacacacacacacacacacacacacacacacacacactgcctcaGAAGGAATAGGAAGTAGCCGGAATCTGGTATTTTCTGTCCCGGGAATCTgaagaccacactttgagaaatattGCTCTGAGCCCTCTTCTGGACCCCACGACTGATAGCTAATGGGTGACAGAGGCAGCTTTGCCTGTCCTTTCCTTACTCCCCCACACAGAAGAACTAAACTCAGTTGAAGGTTCAGGACAAATCCAACTCTTGGCATccatatcctatatatatatatatatatatatatatatatatatatatatatatatatatatataaaggacttaaaaactaaaaattcttttaagtgtGAGGAGGGTGAGGGAAGCGGTGAACCAAGTCCCCACCCTGCGCATCGCTCACACACAAGCACACTTGCTCTACCTGCCACCCCCACCACCGAATCCCAGAGCTGAGCAGCACTTCTTACCCCCAAACAACCCAAAATATGTCAGAGTTTGAGGGCTGAAGTCACCTACTCATAACCCAagcccttttctccttttctgtaacCCCCGCCCAGCCCTCCTGCTCACCGAATGTCACTACCCCCATATGTCTCCTTgggcttcttcctcctctctttctggaaCCTTATCAGGCAGAATGCAGCAACTGACAGGAACAGCACACCCAGGAGCACCCCAATCAGGGCCCCAGCCACTCGGCCTTTGGATGGGTCTAAAGGGAACACAGGGAACTCGGAGGGGCAGACCTTCCTTGGTCTCTCCCCAGGTGTCTCATGCAgcctccccagcccaggcctgccaGCCGGGCCTCTGCCCAGCATCCCCTACCAGTCACAGAGAGGGTCAGCTCACAGGACGCACTGCCCATCTGGTTGGTGGCCACACAGCGGTAGGTGCCAGAATTGGTCAGGGAGAGATTGGTGAGAATGAGCTGGCCAGACACCTCATCTAGAGGGTAAGGAGGAAGTGTTCTATCATTCATTCAGCTCACAGGGAGCACCTACTATGATGAAAACATATTTCATCCTTACCACAATCCTGTCAGGAAGGGACTCACCTCATTTATTAGGGGGGACCCTggctcagagaaggaaaataattgtcCAAGGTGACCCAGAAAGGAAATGCCAAAGTCACTGCCACTTCTGTGCTCTTTCCACCTTGCACAGCTGGGTTttcaggggagggggagatggcaCACTCGTAGGATTGGGGTGGGATGCTTACTGGCTGATGTAAGGTTCCTGGTTGAGGTGAAGGGAAGGCTTGATTGCTAGAAACTGTACCTTCTGGGGTAGCTCAAATGTTTTACTAAGCTGCTTACCCTCCCTTTAGAAGGCAGAGCACACACCAGATGATCCAGAGGGCTCTCTGGATTGATAAAGGGgcgtgctggggctggggcaaggGACGGGGCGCTGGAACCAACATGAGGAGGCTGAGAAGACAAGACCCTTACCCATTTACCTGGTTCCTCCCAAGACACCGACTAAATGATTCAAGCCAGTCCATGctactctgcctcagtttcctctctgggAAGCTTGGAAATGATTTGTGACCCTCAAGAAATCCCCAAAAGTGGGAATCATCGAAGACCCCCCTGTCTTCCCCCTGTCTTCCACTGTCTTCCAAGACACCAGGAGTACATGTAACTTGAGAAATGCTGCCAGGAGCACAGAGCCACAGACCACAGGAAGCCAGACAGGTGGGAGCAATACAGGACCGCAGGGAAGAAGCAGGGAAAGGTACAGCGGTCTGCCTCGGATCCACAGGCACAGAACCGATAAGTGAGGGGGTGTGGAGTTTAGAGACCAGGTGTGCCCAGGTCCTGAGTCCCCTCTTCCCTGTTGCCCCAGGCCCTTACCTTGCGCCATGGTGCCAGGAGAAGGTGTAGAGAAAGATCCAAGGTGTACCCAGTTGTACACTGGCCTGGGGGCTCCCCGGGAAGAGCTGCACTTCAGTGCAGCAGAGCCCCCCACGGAGGTCTGACCACTCTTACTGCACAAGGGACTACTGGGGGGCACTGCAAGAATCACAGAAAGTACTTTAGCCATCTTTtagccccacccccccatcatGTGCTAGATTTCCTGCTCCAGTACTCCCACCAAATAGTAGTCCACTTCTGTTCACATTCCACTGCATCCCCAGGAAATGATTGCCACTATTGGAAATTCTGATAGAAAATTCTTCCTCGTGTTGAGCCAAAATCTGTGTTAATATAATATCCACCCGTTTGGTCCCAATTTCTGCccacaaagagaaatgaaaaatctctCCTCCACAGGACAAGCCTTCAGATACTTGAATGCAATTGTTACACACCTCCTAAATCTTCACTTTTCCACCTAGACATCCCCAGCCTCTCTCATAGTTTCTGTTTGCTCATCTCTGAGCAGGTTCTGGGTTGGAGTGAGATGGAAATTCTGAACACAAGGTTGGTGCCTAGTGACAGGGGCCCTTGTTCCTTTAATGGCCACTCCCCTTTTCTGCCACTAACCTACGGAGAGACAGAATCTGAGCTACAAATGGGACGTTCCCCCAAAGAAAGAGTTGTCCGGGGCATGACTCAGATCCCTATATATGGgaagagctttctctctcttgaaCTCTTTGTGACTGGAGACTGAGGGAAGAGGCATTCTTTGGGGAGGGTGGAGGACTTTGGGAAGGAGGTATTTTCCCTTGGGGTGGAAATCAGGGATCTGGGGGAGGGAACTTAGCAGGGCCAGTGCAATCTTTCTCAGTACATGGGTGGCTGGTGGGTCCCCAGCCTGCCTTACCAAGCACAGTAAGGTTGATGAGCCCCAACCCATTGGTGTAGAAATCTGGCGGGTTATTAACTTGGCAGAGGTAGGTTCCAGTGTCCGAGGGGTTGACATCAGGCAGCTTCAGGGTGGCCACCCCTCCTGTGGGGGGGTTCTGAAGCAGGCTGGCTCTCTTTGCCTTAGAACCAGTTGGATACAGATGGCCATTGGTGAAGTACAGGAtctggggagaagcagaagacaCACATATGTGCCTTTTTCTTCCTGGCATCAACTCTACAGTCCTTTCTCCAAAGCAGGTGTAAGAAAGTATTAGAGGCCCTCCTTTTATACCAGACAGGGAAGCTGATGCTCTGGAGCCAGAACCAGCAAGGTCTATCTGTCCCCAAATACCAACCCTTCCCAAGGGCTAAATAAACTAGTTTTATTGCTTTCAGCTAGGCACGCTCTTAATCTGAGGGGGGAGATTAATGCAAATATTCCTGGAAGGGGCATCATTTGATCCTACTAACAATCACCAGAGCTTAGCATTAATGGGTTTATTAACTGAAACTGGGACTGCACTAGGATAGGGGAGTTGCTTGTAGGAGCTAGGGGAGAGAGGTTGGATATACAGAGCCATATATGGCATAGGGAGTCATGCAGACTGTGGTCCTAAGAAGATCTAGAAAGAGTCCACTCTTTTTTTCATCCAAGTATGCCGATCCCCAAACCCACCCTCTGTGACCCGCACCCTCATCCTGGGTGGGCCTTCCTGTTCCCGCTTCTCCCAGCCAACCCCACCAAGAGGCGGGAGGGCCGCCCCACTCCAGCGCAACGCTCTCAGCTCACGGGGTGGGACTCAGAGATGGGCTTCCCAGGCGGCACAAAGCTCCACTCCAGGGCGAAGTTGTCTCCCACCGACGTGCTGTAGCTGCAGGTCAGCTCTGCGGTCTTGCCCACGGGGGTGCTCAGGGGCTCAGCGGGTACCTTCACCTCCACGGCtagcccaggggctggggggacacagagagaggggaggcCGGCGGGAGAAGCGCTCGGAGGGCGCCAGGCCCGGGGCTGGGGTGGAGTGGAGGTTCGGGCCCCGAATCCCGGTGGCTGTCTTGGGGTCCGGCCCAACCCGCGGCTCTcaaggcctccctccctcctccagagctcagctccctcccctcAATCCCTCCCTTCTCGAAACCTGAGGTTGCCGGGAGGGAGGAGCACACATCTCGGCCGGGGTTTTGTGGGTAAAAGGCCCGAGACTGGGCCAGGTATGAGGGTGTGTTTgtcagggaaaggaaaacaatagtCCGGTGGTGGTTAAACCCTCCCGGGGAGGCCCAACTTGCCCGCTGGCTTGCGTGACTGTGTCCTTCGCCCGCCCGGCCTTCGACGCCCTCTCCCTAGGCCCGCCCCGCGGACCCCCGGCCCCTGCGGCCCGGGCCACCCCCAGCCCGCTCCGCGGGACTGAGCCGGCCCCAGAAGCCCGGAGGCCAGGCGTCTCGCCCCCCAGCTCTGACTGTGGTCCCGCCCGCCGCCTCCTCACCGCCCAGGCAGACGAAGCCCAGCAGGGCCCCGCAGAGGAAGGGCCCCGGAAGCCGGGCCATGGCCAAGTCCAGCCGTCTGCGGGTCGGTCTGAGCGTCTGGgtctgggggagggaaggcagagcccACAGGGCGGCCTCCTCATGCAGGGCAGGAGCGAGACTGGTTATCTCAGAGCAAACAAGGGGAGAGGCCGGTGCCCTCAGGTAAGGAaatgctcctccctcctccagccccaatACTGGAATCCTTCTAGCCCTACTCCCTTCTTCCGACCGCTTCCCCCCAATTTCTGAAGTTGTCAGGCCCCGGGAAAAGGGCTGGGCTTGGGTGGCCACCCCAGGGGAAAGGGATCAGATCTGGAGCGCTCTGTAGACAAACAAAGAGTGGCCCCTGAAGAAAAGGGAGGCATTCTAATAACCTGAGTCGGCAAATGGACATCACCACTTTGGGGTCCCGCCCCGGAGCATGAGCCCCAGGCAGAAGATCCTTTCTGACCCTTTCCGAGATTCTTATTCCTTCCTAGTCCTTCTTTTCTCTGAGAGTCCTTCTTTGGCACCTTTATCACCGCTTGCTGAGGTAGGAGTCTCCATGGAAACTAAAGCCAGCTCCCCGCTCCCAGAGCCACTCCATTTCTCGGCAGAGAAACTGAGTCTTGGAGGAGACCCCACCTTTGATAGGAAAGGGTGTGGCAGAATTGGGGCACACGCCTGCACCCCCCATCCTATGTCCAGCTTTCCCTCACCACACTGGAAGGCAAGAAGATGTGTTTGTTAAGGACTCAGTGGTCTAGGAGAGGGAAGACCAAGTCAGgtttctccctcctgcccttaAGAGGAAGCAGGAGATGAAGAGCACCCACACCCCAAGTCTGTGAGTACTCAAGCCCTAGCAGAAAGGGCACCGGGTTTCATCCCCTTGCTGCTCAAAGTGGGTTAGGGTCTTCCTGGCCTCAGACTTTTGGGGCCTTCCCCATGCCACCTGATAGCAAatgacccttttattttttttttttttaagacttatctatttatttgagagagagagagagagaacaagcaggatgggcagagggagaggaagagagaatcaatcccaagcagactctgcgggactccatctcaggatcctgaaatcacaatccaagccaaaaccaagagtcagatgtccatccgactgcgccacccaggtgccgccacCAAAAGACCCTTTTAAAGACTCTAGAAGAGCTGTTTCAGGAAGCTGTTTGGAGAAGCCCTCCGGGGTTTGAAAAGGCAATTTGACTCCTACTTTCCATACAAACACAATGCATCTTTAttgaaatttgcaaaataaaaacaaaaacacacatttcaagttagtttaaaaaataccttcCCTATCCCCTGCCCCAACAAAACCCAACCAAGCCAGCAGGACAGGTTATATGAATGCAGGGAGCTGGAGTGGGAGCGAAGGATGCTGTTAGATGGGGTGGAATACAGATCAAGGGGGCCTGGAGGACTCATTCACTGGCAGTCCCTACCAGGGCCCTATCTCAGCAGTATTCCCTGCAGTCCTAAggaggactgggggagggggcgggtgcTCTTCCTAATCTGAGGTCCACTTCCTCTTCTTCTACTTCCTGAATGTTTGGATCTTAACAGAGACTCAGTTTTCCCATAGTAAAGAAAGGTGTGGGCAGA from Zalophus californianus isolate mZalCal1 chromosome 11, mZalCal1.pri.v2, whole genome shotgun sequence harbors:
- the NRGN gene encoding neurogranin, giving the protein MDCCTESACSKPDDDILDIPLDDPGANAAAAKIQASFRGHMARKKIKSGERGRKGPGHGGTGGAGGARGGAGGGPSGD
- the VSIG2 gene encoding V-set and immunoglobulin domain-containing protein 2, with translation MARLPGPFLCGALLGFVCLGAPGLAVEVKVPAEPLSTPVGKTAELTCSYSTSVGDNFALEWSFVPPGKPISESHPILYFTNGHLYPTGSKAKRASLLQNPPTGGVATLKLPDVNPSDTGTYLCQVNNPPDFYTNGLGLINLTVLVPPSSPLCSKSGQTSVGGSAALKCSSSRGAPRPVYNWVHLGSFSTPSPGTMAQDEVSGQLILTNLSLTNSGTYRCVATNQMGSASCELTLSVTDPSKGRVAGALIGVLLGVLFLSVAAFCLIRFQKERRKKPKETYGGSDIREDAIAPGISEQTSVRPDSSRGLLERPPSASSVTTTKSKLPMVV